A stretch of the Theropithecus gelada isolate Dixy chromosome 7a, Tgel_1.0, whole genome shotgun sequence genome encodes the following:
- the LOC112628047 gene encoding LOW QUALITY PROTEIN: amyloid-beta A4 precursor protein-binding family A member 2-like (The sequence of the model RefSeq protein was modified relative to this genomic sequence to represent the inferred CDS: substituted 1 base at 1 genomic stop codon): MGTQLVLSSWTLIQGPELPGAWPLPPRALPWLSWSPLCVPGCRPACHLQCTGVHWLPPGNDGRGSACHAPPEASTVAHRKRESAGSGVLEHRARPGPVSHNQEPESEDVELPLEGYVPAGLELAALWPGSPPPEERECYNHSPNGDPSSDYVNNISTEEDYDEGLPEEEEGITYYIYCPEDDSYLEGMDCNGEEYLARGAHPMDTDECQDAVEWMGPTPPWSRGXSSQDYPGGQLPILEDEPSVLESHDQEKDGHYCPSKEGCQDYHPAEANGNTSASAYPLRRGDRDLEDQEENIDQLVSEIKMSLSMTSITSASEASPEHGPELGPGDSAEAFPHSKATCSPSR, from the exons TGCCAGGGGCCTGGCCACTCCCACCCCGAGCCCTGCCTTGGCTGAGCTGGTCACCGCTGTGTGTCCCGGGCTGCCGGCCTGCGTGTCACCTGCAGTGCACaggtgtgcat TGGCTGCCTCCGGGGAATGATGGCCGCGGGAGCGCCTGCCATGCCCCACCGGAAGCGTCTACCGTGGCCCACCGGAAGCGTGAAAGTGCGGGGAGCGGCGTGTTGGAACACAGGGCTAGGCCGGGTCCTGTCTCCCACAACCAGGAGCCTGAGAGCGAGGACGTGGAGCTGCCCTTGGAGGGTTACGTGCCCGCGGGCCTGGAGCTGGCCGCCTTGTGGCCAGGGAGCCCCCCGCCCGAGGAGCGGGAGTGCTACAACCATAGCCCCAATGGGGACCCCAGTTCCGACTACGTGAACAACATCTCCACGGAGGAGGACTATGACGAGGGCCTCCCTGAAGAGGAGGAGGGCATCACCTACTACATCTACTGCCCTGAGGACGACAGCTACCTGGAGGGCATGGACTGCAATGGGGAGGAGTACCTGGCCCGTGGCGCGCACCCCATGGACACTGATGAGTGCCAGGATGCGGTGGAGTGGATGGGGCCCACACCCCCATGGTCACGGGGCTAAAGCAGCCAGGACTACCCGGGTGGCCAACTGCCCATCCTGGAGGATGAGCCCTCCGTCCTGGAGTCCCACGACCAGGAAAAAGATGGTCACTACTGTCCCAGCAAAGAGGGCTGCCAGGACTACCACCCTGCGGAGGCTAACGGGAACACGAGTGCTTCTGCTTACCCCCTGAGGCGTGGGGACCGGGACCTGGAGGACCAGGAGGAGAACATCGACCAGCTCGTGTCTGAGATCAAAATGAGCCTGAGCATGACTAGCATCACCAGCGCCAGTGAGGCCAGCCCCGAGCATGGACCTGAGCTGGGGCCTGGGGACTCAGCAGAGGCCTTCCCGCACAGCAAGgccacctgcagccccagcaggTAG